The window ggcgagagcaaaatacgtacgtgctcgaggtattgatggaggatctagtgccaatctggtaaagaagaaaaacttccaggcccacaagttcaagaacaagggaaagtttgatggtaaagcaaagtttgatgggaagaacaaggctgtacagcacacaaacttcaagaagaagaatgacaaaaagaaaggtgtttgtcatgtgtgtggagatcctgatcactgggctcctagtttccctaatcgctatgacaagcatcATCTTGGGAAAggcggtatggtatatttcccactattctttcagtatgtcattctcctgattggttgattgacaagagtgttaatgtgcatgtatgcggtgatatttccttgTTTTtgccttatcagaccgcagggacttccacCGTGCTAATGGGTAacagttcaagtgcttctgttcgtggtgttggcacggtcgatctgaaggttacttcggggaagatcatgcagctgaagaacgtgcattatgtcccctccatcaataaaaatcttgttagcggatctcttctgtgtagagatggttacaagcttgtctttgagtcgaataaatttgtaatatccaagtatggaacctttgttggtaaaggctatgagtcaggaggcctgtttcgtttatccttgtcagatgtttgcaataaatttgttaatcatgtttgcaacaacagtgaatcaaatgtgtggcattcacgtctttgtcatgttaaatttggttgcatgttgcgactagcgaagttgaacttaatccctagtttcaccactgtcaggggatctaagtgtcaagtgtgtgtgcaagctaagcaacctcataAGTTTCATACGACTACGGAaacaagaaatcttgcaccactagagctcatacattctgatctttgtgaaatgaatggtgtattGATAAAAGGTGAAAAGAAGTATTTTATGACATTAATTGATGaatccactagatactgccatgtgtatcttctgaaatctaaggatggggctttgaactatttcaagatctataaagctgaagcgaaaaaccaacttgatcgaaagattaagaggcttaggtccgattgtggtggagagtatttctcaaatgaatttgattccttctatgaggaacatggtataatccatgagaggacgcctccctactcacctcagtcaaatggggtagcggaaagaaagaaccgtactctaactgatttggctaatgtcatgttagacacatcgggtctctccaaggcatggtggggggaggcgatattgactgcatgtcatgtcctaaaccgagttcccacaaagaacaaagaaataactccattcaaggaatgggagaagaaaaggttaaaactctcttacctacgaacatggggttgtttggcgaaagtcaatgtgccaattccaaagaagcgcaaACTTGGACCAAAAactatggattgtgttttcctgggatatgcttttcatagcattggctatagcttcttggttgtaaaatctgaggtatctgacatgcatgtcggtacaatcatggagtcgaatgatgcgactttctttgaagatatctttcccatgaaggatatggcgagctcatcaaatcaggagatgccTAATTCCTCGAATCGGTAattagttacaattaccgaacctatcattttgatggaacactttgaaaatcctgtggaggagaacaatgaagttcctactaggagcaatagacagaggactgcaaagtcttttggtgatgattttcttgtgtatctcatagatgacactcccagttctatttcagaggtctGTGCATCTGAGGAtagtgactactggaaggaagcggtccgtagtgagatggattccatcttggcaaatgaaacttgggcGATAACTGattgtccttatgggtgcaaacctatagggtgcaaatgggtattcaagaagaagcttaggactgatggtactattgagaagtacaaggctcggctcgtggctaagggttatacccaaaaggaaggtgaagagttctttgatacttactcacccgtgactcgactgaccactatttgaGTACtattttcactagctgcctcacatggtcttctcgttcatcaaatggatgttaagagtgCTTTCATAAATggtgagttggacgaggaaatttatatggaacaaccagatgggtttgtagtcgatggtcaggaaggaaaagtgtgcaagttgctgaaatctttgtatggactcaagaaaGCACCGAAGCAGTGGCATgaaaagtttgaaagaactttaacagttgcgggctttgttgtaaacgaagctgataaatgtgtgtactatcaccatggtggggacaagggagttatcctttgcttgtatgttgatgacatgctgatttttggaacaaatctgaatgttattaaggaggtcaaggatttcctatctccttgttttgagatgaaggatttaggagtggctgatgtcatgttgaacatcaagttGTGGAgaaacgatgatggtgggattacattgttccaatctcactatgtggaaaagatcttgagtcgctttggctacagtgactgcaagccctctccaacaccatatgatgctagcgtgttacttcgaaagaatcgaagaattgctagagatcaattgaaatattctcacattattggctcgcttatgtacttagccagtgctacaagacctgatatCTCTTTTGCTgctagcaaactgagccggtttgtctcaaaatcaggagatgtgcattggaaagctctagagagagttatgCATTACTTGAAAGGCACTGCgagttatggaattcactacactgggtacCCAAAGGTAcaagaagggtatagtgactcaaactagaTCTCAGATGCTGTTGAGATAAATGCCATGAGCAGGTatttattcactcatggaggtggtgctgtttcttggaagtcttgcaagcagatcatcttaacgaggtcaacaatggaagcagaactcacagcactatatacaactacggtcgaagcagattggcttcatcggctcttgaatgacttgccggttgttgagaaacatgtgctgggtatccttatgaactgcgacaatcaaactgtgatcaagaaagtgagcagctcaaaggataacatgaagtcatcaagacacattcagagaaggtaaaagtctgtcagaaaaatgaaaaactctggagttattgcattggattatatccaaacgtctaaaaatctggcagatccttttactaagggcctATCACATAATGTGATTGATAATGCATCaaaggagatgggtatgagacccataatgtgagttgttcacagtggtaacctagtctatgtgaccagagatcccgtgaattagatgtggaagacaagcattGGTCAACTGACAGGAGAGTATCCTTAGTactaacaataccactccatgaagatgcaatactctcctaaactGCATGgctggttgatgtatatcttaatgtgttctaagtggctcattaAAGTAGAGATGTCCTGcaaaacatcttttgaagaacacacctatatgagtatgATTGTTGAATGTCGCAATCTATGAGAATAgggtgatctctagtaaactcGTGAAAGGTCTCAGAGTATGATGCATAAGCTCCACCCACGGGGAAGACCCACGATAGCCTAGTATCAGTCAAcgctttgtgtgaagctagattcgcataaaacctgcagttcaaggcccagtccattgttcaagttgcttactagtataTAGGATAGAGTTTTAGACGGAAGTTCAACTTAACTATCTCCAATGCAATATCAAaaatagtgttttggaaccaaaggcaaattttgtgtgcctctgggatctggtgggagaTTGCtgtaattttgtctattttgggccagcccaatagcagtttcagaaaatcccaataaatcctagaggcccacgcagcccattcgtgcaaggcaagagatggaactaaagtttagtcccacattgctagtttagtgggagttggccctccttataagggaggatgTTTCCCCACCTgtttgagcatgagaacaagagggacactcatgcgcgctcctcctccaccgcccgcctcgtcacgatgcgccgcgggttgcgggaatgagccgagccgatatctaaatttttgccacgcactacggatatacgaaaggtcactcggaagctggaaagtttttgctgtagtggatattgaatacgaacgctgcacccttcggctgctgcctgtatgtttcgtctccctcgttcccttcagctcccggcgcattctctcgcctccttctcctgtgcctataaaAGAAAGATCGCTCCTCTCCAGAGTGACACACCAGAAGAttctcttcctctcgccaccgagtTCCTGGGCACTGAGCTACTGCCACAATCTTGCCCATATTGGCTTGAGGCGTGCACGCGTGCACCGCAGGTCAGGACAGTAGGACTCCGAAACCGCacatctttgagtcctgtacgggagaggggtgatAAGGTTTTGGGGAGCGCTCCGCGCGACTActaacttcttcgtcacggacggcccgaactccgacgactacttccccgacgacgacttcttccccgacgtcgacaacctcttcaacgacatggctggcgaggacactgATCCCAAGACCAGTGCTTCTGCTCTTGTTCCGTATGTTCTCATGCTATTTCTGTTTGAGGTGCTACCTCAGCTTCTTGCTCTAGTGTTTTCTCTAGATATGTTCGTTTCTAattcatatatgcagatgctatttaccttctctttgtcagattgcatgacttgttttatctctgctacaatagtcatgttttatctaccATTTCTgactttctgttaataaaatcatatggtaaattgctcatGTTTCCAACAGAAGCCATGGCTACAAGCACAGTAATTAGTAAATCTCCTGGGAGTTTCTTCTCTGCATTGTCAACAAGCAGCCGACTCATGATGAGTGAACCTGGTCTATCTCAACAACTTTGATAACCAACTCCATAAAGCCCAGCTACTTCCAGATTTCCTTGATGCGCTTACACCAGAACAAGCAGTGCTTTATATCCTCAGCCCCCAACCTACAAACCAGACATTGAGCTTGGGTTACCACGTGTCTGTTCATCAAAGTACCCATGCATGACAAGATTCCATGTAGAACTTTCCACATGAAGATCTTGACTTTCCCGAGAACCATCAGTTTCCAAATTCTAGATCAGATAGGGTTCGTGTTTACCTATCTTTGTCCATTCTCCGGGTATAAACAATGACCAAATTTGTGAGCATTCCCTGTGATATGCTGAACAGACTTGTGATATGTTGAACGGATAGAGAAGGTCTCTGATTTAGTGCCATACAACGACGTCATCAATACATTGTACACTAAATGGGATCTTCAATATGCGGCGAGCATCAAATATTCAAATGCATAAAAAGTTTCTTGGATCAGAACTTCATCCCATGCTCCAGTATGTGGATAAATAACCTCTTCTACTTTTGATAGCATTCTGTAACCTCTCGGCGTAATGATCTTTATGTCATTGCTTGAAGGGATCCATGGGTCATTCCATATGTTTATGTTTTGTTCAGTAATTAGTAATCCCCTTTTAAAAGTTTGGACTCCTGCAAATGTACTCTGCCATGTATACGAAGCGGAGGCCTTCAAAATTTCACCATCTAAAAAATATTTTTGCTCTAAGAACACCTGCACTACAAATATTCTAGATTCTGGATTAGTCGCCAACAATGCTTTGCCAACATAACAAAATTAGAGCTACGAAGGTCCCTAAAAGCCATTTCTCATATCATCTTCAGAATGCTCATTTTCCACCACGCCATTCAATGTATTCTTTTCTTCAAATCATCATCCACCAGAACGCTGAGATTTCACTAGTGATTGCCTTACAATTTCCCAAGGGCGCCTTACAAATTCCACACTGACATAGCATAAGATGGGTTTGCTTCTGCCACAACTTTTAACAAGATCTTCCTTCTAACCTAGAGATGGCATTTTCTCTTTCCAGCCTTTTAATTTCTGACAAACTCGATCAACGAGATGTTGGAACCAATCACTTCTGAAGGCTATTCTTCCGTGCAACTAAACTGAAATCACTTCTAAAGGCTATTCCTCCATGCAACTAAACTGAAATCGCTTCTGAAGGCTATTCCTCCATGCAACTAAACTGAAGGAATCGCCTATTCTGAACCTCCACAAGAAAGAGCTGTCAGTATTTTCACCATGGTATACAGCACCAAtctcagagggagagggagggagggagagagagagggagagggaNNNNNNNNNNNNNNNNNNNNNNNNNNNNNNNNNNNNNNNNNNNNNNNNNNNNNNNNNNNNNNNNNNNNNNNNNNNNNNNNNNNNNNNNNNNNNNNNNNNNNNNNNNNNNNNNNNNNNNNNNNNNNNNNNNNNNNNNNNNNNNNNNNNNNNNNNNNNNNNNNNNNNNNNNNNNNNNNNNNNNNNNNNNNNNNNNNNNNNNNNNNNNNNNNNNNNNNNNNNNNNNNNNNNNNNNNNNNNNNNNNNNNNNNNNNNNNNNNNNNNNNNNNNNNNNNNNNNNNNNNNNNNNNNNNNNNNNNNNNNNNNNNNNNNNNNNNNNNNNNNNNNNNNNNNNNNNNNNNNNNNNNNNNNNNNNNNNNNNNNNNNNNNNNNNNNNNNNNNNNNNNNNNNNNNNNNNGGGGGGGGGGATTAATTTTCACCAACACCATGAGAAATCAGCGCGTCTCTGCGTTGCAGAAGACTTACATCACTCTAATACATCCGTCATACACACGATAAGCAGCCAGTAAGAAACAATTCAGCAAGGGCGTTAATTCGTACAGAAGTTACGTGATACGTATATATATAACAAAATACAGTATGGTGTCCTAAGAATACAGTACACCGACGCCAAACTGACAGCTCTGGACGAGGACACAACGAGTTTTAGCCTAGCTCACATCCTGCTCTTCCGGACCGGGCCCAGTTCCTTGGCCTTAGCTCTCAGCTCATGCTTCTTGATCTTACCTGTCGCCGTCTTGGGCAGCGGCCCGAACACCACGGACTTGGGGACCCAGTAGCCGGGCAGGCGCTCGCGGCAGAACTTGATCACGTTAGCAGCCATTGCTGCCTCGTCGGAGCCGTCCACGCCGTCCTTGAGCGTGACAAAGGCGCATGGCGACTCCCCCCACTGCTCGTCGGCCCGCGCCACGACGGACGCCTCCAGCACCGCCGGGTGCAGGTACACCGCCTTCTCCACCTCCAGGCTGCTGATGTTCTCCCCGCCGGAAATGATGATGTCCTTGGCTCGGTCCTTCACCTCGATGTAGCCGTCCGGGTGTCGAACGCCCAGATCGCCGGAATGGAACCACCCGTTTTCGAATGCCTCGGCGTTGGCCTTGGGGTTCTTCAGGTAACCCTTCATGACGGCGTTGCCTCGCATGACAATCTCACCGAGGGTGGAGCCGTCCGCTGGGACTGGCGCCATGGACTTGGGGTCGACCACGTCGAGCCCCTCCAGGCCTACATAGCGAATGCCCTGGCGAGCTTGGAGGCGGGCACGCTCGTCATCTGGCAGGATGTCCCACTCTGGCTTCCATGCACACACCGTGGATGGCCCATATGTCTCCGAGAGGCCATACGTATGAGAGACACGGAAGCCGAGCTTCGACATTGCCGCAAGGACTGAGGGCGGTGGAGCAGCGCCAGCAGTCATGACATCCACAACGCGAGGCAGCGGGAGAATGGTGTCAGCTGGAGGGGCGTTGATGAGGGTGTTGAGCACAACTGGCGCCCCACAGAAGTGAGTCACTCCTTGGTTGGCTATCGCTGAGAAGATGGCCTTCGCTGTGACCTGTAAATAAATATGGGTCAACACAAGAGAACCATATATGCTTGTGAGACGAGATAGTTAAATTGCTCACAAGAATGAATGATCCAGTGAGTTGTCAACAACATTTACCCTCAAAGTTCAAAATCAATACAAGTGGTTCAAAGTGAACTCATCTAAGTAATTCTTTGTTTCAGCCACAGGGCTGTTGTCAAACTTGTTTTGCTTTCCCTTCTGTTTCTCATTTTGAATATTTCGTATGAACGTTGTGGCTCAGTGTATCCTACTGAGCGGCAAAAGGAAGTTCAGCCAAGCTAAATCCCTTAATTTCCAACCTTACACATTCTAGGCATCGACATCCTTGTATCAAAACAATAATCAAGTATGCCCAACTTGTTTCAAGCAGTTCATGACAAAGCAAGTTCTTGTTACTAGCATCTGGATAACAAATCATTAGCTAAGCGTGCAGTAAAACTAATCGCTATGGTTGAATATCTAGTTGGCAACGAACTGGGTGCATAATCACATGACATAAACAGCCGCAAGGGTCCAAATTCCAAGTTTTCAACCTATCAAATACAACCTCCTCCCGAATTAGTTGTCTcatatttgtctagatacggatgtatgtagagttATAGACATGTTTTACTGTGAGTTCTAGACACGTTTTactgttagatacatccatatctagacaaatctaagtcaACTAATTGAGGATGGAGGGACTGAGGGAGTATATGATATCTTATTCATTCATTTATGTGGCAACTGCATCACATACAAAGGCATCAATGAGCATTTGTTTAAGTGAACCTCCATCAGAGGCTGCcagtggaaaagaaagatgatctATAATTCTCCTCCAATTAAAAAAAATCAAGAGATCAGAAAGTAATCATATTAAATTGCAGACCACGTGTTGCACTGATTCTACTACTTGGGCTTGGTTTCGTGCGAGGCATCCTTTGTACCTCCTTTTATATATCTTGGTGGGAGAGGATTTTTGGGACCTGGGTACAGCGGAATCCACTTCATAAAACTTGGCAGAAAATGTATTTCTATGTTTTGGGAAATTCCGAACAAACCATGCAGATAGGTATTTGTTAGAAGCTTACCCATGTAAGTTTTCATAAAATAATATGCCCATTTGTAGCCTAGATAAAGAAGAGAAAATGATAGTGCTACAATCTATGTTTCGAAACTTAAACTGCAGCAATATCATTTTATCGTTTTCATAC is drawn from Triticum dicoccoides isolate Atlit2015 ecotype Zavitan chromosome 4A, WEW_v2.0, whole genome shotgun sequence and contains these coding sequences:
- the LOC119285477 gene encoding acetate/butyrate--CoA ligase AAE7, peroxisomal-like; the encoded protein is MAAERDIDDLPRNAANYTALTPLWFLERAALAHPARASLVHGALRYTWADTYRRCRRLASALARRSVGHGSTVAVIAPNIPAIYEAHFGVPMAGAVVNCVNIRLNAPTVAFLLEHSSAEVVMVDQDFFSLAEDSLRIIADQKKGSFKKPLVIVIGDHTCDPSALQDALRTGAIEYEKFLETGDPEFAWKPPQDEWKSIALGYTSGTTSSPKGVVLHHRGAYLMSLSGALVWKMNDGAVYLWTLPMFHCNGWCYTWTLAAICGTSICLRQVTAKAIFSAIANQGVTHFCGAPVVLNTLINAPPADTILPLPRVVDVMTAGAAPPPSVLAAMSKLGFRVSHTYGLSETYGPSTVCAWKPEWDILPDDERARLQARQGIRYVGLEGLDVVDPKSMAPVPADGSTLGEIVMRGNAVMKGYLKNPKANAEAFENGWFHSGDLGVRHPDGYIEVKDRAKDIIISGGENISSLEVEKAVYLHPAVLEASVVARADEQWGESPCAFVTLKDGVDGSDEAAMAANVIKFCRERLPGYWVPKSVVFGPLPKTATGKIKKHELRAKAKELGPVRKSRM